In one Nocardioides luteus genomic region, the following are encoded:
- a CDS encoding amidase has product MTAPTRVHAFTDDALGDHDAVELARLIRSGELAAAEVEAAAVARLQQVAPPLHAMAYEAYDAPRRADVGTGLLHGVPTLLKDNTDLLGMPTNHGSEAFRARPVTRDGRYTAQFLSTGMTVLGKSRMPEFGLNATTEFRSGPPTPNPWNTEHSVGASSGGAAALVAAGAVPIAHANDGGGSIRIPAAAAGLVGLKPSRGRHLDGEMARTLPINMVSEGVLTRTVRDTATFHAALERHWRNPSLPPLGLVEGPARRRLRVAMIMESVTDAVVDTPTKAAVERTATLLEEQGHTVEPVPIPVDARFGDDFLEYWGLLAFLAGNLGRLTIDRTLDTARLDGLTDGLRRAFTSGGWRRTPAALHRLRRAAVAYAAVFDHHDVVLCPVVAGVTPPLGHLSPNVPFEELVDRLRRHVAFTPLQNITGAPAISLPMGLSEEGLPIGVQLSAAYGDERTLLELGYALEEQSPWPRIQG; this is encoded by the coding sequence ATGACCGCACCGACCCGCGTACACGCCTTCACCGACGACGCCCTCGGCGACCACGACGCCGTCGAGCTCGCCCGCCTCATCCGGTCGGGGGAGCTGGCCGCGGCCGAGGTCGAGGCTGCGGCGGTCGCCCGGCTCCAGCAGGTGGCGCCGCCGCTGCACGCGATGGCGTACGAGGCCTACGACGCGCCCCGTCGCGCGGATGTCGGCACCGGCCTGCTCCACGGCGTGCCGACCCTGCTCAAGGACAACACCGATCTGCTCGGGATGCCGACCAACCACGGCTCGGAGGCGTTCCGGGCGCGCCCGGTCACCCGCGACGGGCGCTACACGGCGCAGTTCCTCAGCACGGGCATGACGGTGCTGGGCAAGAGCCGGATGCCGGAGTTCGGGCTCAACGCGACCACGGAGTTCCGCAGCGGGCCGCCGACACCCAACCCGTGGAACACCGAGCACTCCGTCGGGGCGTCCTCCGGAGGCGCGGCGGCCCTGGTCGCCGCCGGAGCCGTGCCGATCGCGCACGCGAACGACGGCGGCGGGTCCATCCGGATCCCTGCCGCGGCCGCCGGGCTGGTCGGGCTCAAGCCCAGCCGCGGCCGGCACCTCGACGGCGAGATGGCCCGGACCCTGCCGATCAACATGGTCAGCGAGGGCGTGCTGACACGCACCGTCCGGGACACCGCGACCTTCCATGCCGCGCTCGAGCGGCACTGGCGCAACCCGTCACTGCCGCCGCTCGGGCTGGTCGAGGGCCCCGCGCGACGGCGGTTGCGGGTCGCGATGATCATGGAGTCGGTGACCGACGCCGTCGTGGACACCCCGACGAAGGCGGCCGTGGAACGGACCGCGACCCTGCTCGAGGAGCAGGGCCACACCGTCGAGCCGGTCCCGATCCCCGTCGACGCACGCTTCGGCGACGACTTCCTCGAATACTGGGGTCTGCTCGCGTTCCTCGCCGGCAACCTGGGCCGCCTGACCATCGACCGGACCCTCGACACCGCCCGGCTCGACGGCCTCACCGACGGTCTGCGACGCGCCTTCACCTCCGGTGGCTGGCGCCGTACGCCGGCCGCGCTGCACCGCCTGCGGCGGGCCGCGGTGGCCTACGCGGCCGTCTTCGACCACCACGACGTGGTGCTCTGCCCGGTCGTCGCCGGAGTCACCCCGCCGTTGGGCCACCTCTCCCCGAACGTGCCGTTCGAGGAGCTCGTCGACCGGCTGCGGCGCCACGTCGCGTTCACGCCGCTGCAGAACATCACCGGCGCTCCGGCGATCTCGCTGCCGATGGGGCTCAGCGAGGAGGGGCTTCCGATCGGGGTGCAGCTCTCCGCGGCGTACGGGGACGAGCGGACGCTCCTCGAGCTCGGCTATGCGCTCGAGGAGCAGTCGCCGTGGCCACGGATCCAGGGCTGA
- a CDS encoding TetR/AcrR family transcriptional regulator: MKRRHGDSARQRRDALVRATIEVAAEKGMAGVTHRAVTERAGLPLATVGYFFDSISDLAAEALRTGVAEDVARLRTLADELAATSPGTDAMAEAFAAALMSPPTDALAFLEGLLHAARDPEFRPVVAEVLTAGRDVAARAATVAGATRTDPASVLALVHGYLLHALAAPDLVDPDALLRGLRALVIGTLVESGEIDVALRLAGRGSADDAYLAP, translated from the coding sequence ATGAAGCGACGGCACGGCGACAGCGCCAGGCAGCGACGCGACGCCCTCGTCCGCGCCACGATCGAGGTGGCCGCGGAGAAGGGCATGGCAGGGGTCACCCACCGCGCGGTCACCGAGCGGGCCGGGCTGCCGCTGGCGACCGTCGGCTACTTCTTCGACTCCATCTCCGACCTGGCCGCCGAGGCGCTGCGCACCGGCGTGGCCGAGGACGTCGCCCGGCTGCGTACGCTCGCCGACGAGCTCGCCGCGACCTCGCCCGGCACCGATGCCATGGCCGAGGCTTTCGCGGCGGCGCTGATGTCGCCGCCGACCGACGCGCTCGCGTTCCTGGAGGGACTCCTCCACGCCGCCCGCGACCCCGAGTTCCGCCCGGTCGTGGCCGAGGTGCTCACCGCCGGCCGCGACGTCGCCGCCCGCGCGGCGACCGTCGCCGGAGCGACCCGGACGGACCCGGCCTCCGTGCTCGCCCTGGTGCACGGCTATCTGCTGCACGCGCTCGCGGCCCCCGACCTGGTCGACCCCGACGCCCTCCTGCGCGGGCTGCGCGCCCTCGTGATCGGCACCCTGGTCGAGAGCGGCGAGATCGATGTCGCCCTGCGGCTCGCCGGCCGTGGGTCAGCCGACGACGCGTACCTCGCTCCCTAG
- a CDS encoding NAD(P)/FAD-dependent oxidoreductase, producing the protein MNHVSLTDAKPAVYWLDDPARPAPLPPLLGVESADLVVVGGGYSGLWTALLARERFPSWSVIALEAGRCGDQASGRNGGFAEASLTHGFWNGLERWPDELATLDRLGQQNLDEMAATIQEHGIDCDWRLTGALNVATRPHEVDDLAEWSAALTEHGIKHRLLDQAGTRAELDSPTYLGGLEVLGDTATVEPARLAWGLRQACLDAGVVIHEGSAVTGLGRDGAGMRVSTLTGSVRAGRVALATNAFPPLLRRLKMMTVPVYDYVLMTEPLSSAQMDAIGWANRQGVSDSANHFHYYRLTRDNRILWGGYDAVYHFGSKISPELETGATHDKLASHFFETFPQLEGLRFTHRWAGVIDTCTRFSAFFGKAYAGRVAYALGYTGLGVGATRFGAQVMLDLLSGEQTERTSLEMVRSKPLPFPPEPARYAGISMMVRSLGKADAEGGRRDLFLRTMDRLGLGFDS; encoded by the coding sequence GTGAACCATGTGTCGCTGACCGATGCGAAGCCCGCCGTCTACTGGCTCGACGACCCCGCGAGACCCGCCCCGCTGCCGCCGCTGCTCGGGGTGGAGTCGGCCGACCTGGTGGTCGTCGGAGGCGGTTACTCGGGGCTGTGGACGGCGCTGCTGGCCCGGGAGCGGTTTCCATCGTGGTCGGTGATCGCGCTCGAGGCCGGCCGCTGCGGCGACCAGGCATCGGGACGCAACGGCGGCTTCGCGGAGGCGTCCTTGACCCACGGCTTCTGGAACGGCCTGGAGCGCTGGCCGGACGAGCTCGCGACCCTGGACCGGCTCGGCCAGCAGAACCTCGACGAGATGGCGGCCACCATCCAGGAGCACGGCATCGACTGCGACTGGCGGCTCACCGGGGCGTTGAACGTCGCGACCAGGCCGCACGAGGTCGACGACCTGGCCGAGTGGTCGGCCGCATTGACGGAGCACGGCATCAAGCACCGGCTGCTGGACCAGGCGGGGACGCGGGCCGAGCTCGACTCGCCGACCTACCTCGGCGGGCTGGAGGTGCTCGGCGACACGGCCACCGTCGAGCCCGCGCGGCTGGCCTGGGGACTGCGGCAGGCCTGCCTGGACGCCGGTGTGGTGATCCACGAGGGCTCCGCGGTCACCGGGCTCGGTCGCGACGGGGCCGGGATGCGGGTGTCGACTCTCACCGGGTCGGTGCGGGCCGGGCGGGTGGCCCTGGCCACCAACGCCTTCCCGCCGCTGCTGCGGCGACTGAAGATGATGACGGTGCCGGTCTACGACTACGTACTCATGACCGAGCCGCTCTCGTCGGCGCAGATGGACGCCATCGGCTGGGCCAACCGGCAGGGGGTCAGCGACTCCGCCAACCACTTCCACTACTACCGCCTGACCCGGGACAACCGGATCCTGTGGGGCGGCTACGACGCGGTCTATCACTTCGGCTCGAAGATCTCGCCGGAGCTGGAGACGGGCGCGACCCACGACAAGCTCGCGAGTCACTTCTTCGAGACGTTCCCGCAGCTCGAGGGGCTGCGCTTCACCCACCGCTGGGCCGGTGTCATCGACACCTGCACCCGTTTCTCGGCGTTCTTCGGGAAGGCGTACGCCGGCCGCGTCGCCTACGCGCTCGGCTACACCGGTCTCGGCGTCGGGGCCACCCGCTTCGGCGCCCAGGTGATGCTCGACCTGCTCAGCGGCGAGCAGACGGAACGTACGTCGCTGGAGATGGTGCGCTCCAAGCCGCTGCCGTTCCCGCCCGAGCCCGCCCGGTACGCCGGTATCTCGATGATGGTCCGCTCGCTCGGCAAGGCTGACGCCGAGGGCGGCCGTCGCGACCTGTTCCTGCGGACGATGGACCGGCTCGGGCTCGGCTTCGACTCCTGA
- a CDS encoding Lrp/AsnC family transcriptional regulator yields the protein MTTRKRNGGAHLDEVNKLIIEQLQQDGRRSYAAIGKEVGLSEAAVRQRVQRLVDSGVMQVVAVTDPLELGFARQAMIGVRTSGPIEGIADELGKLDEVDYIVITAGSYDLLVEVVAESDEALLNLVSSKIRAIEGVVSTETFMYLHLHKQTYAWGVR from the coding sequence ATGACCACTCGCAAGCGCAACGGGGGCGCTCACCTCGACGAGGTCAACAAGCTGATCATCGAGCAGCTCCAGCAGGACGGCCGGCGCAGCTACGCCGCCATCGGCAAGGAGGTCGGCCTCAGCGAGGCCGCGGTGCGCCAGCGCGTGCAGCGCCTCGTCGACAGCGGCGTCATGCAGGTCGTCGCGGTCACCGACCCGCTCGAGCTCGGCTTCGCGCGGCAGGCCATGATCGGCGTACGCACCTCCGGACCGATCGAGGGCATCGCCGACGAGCTCGGCAAGCTCGACGAGGTCGACTACATCGTCATCACCGCCGGCTCCTACGACCTCCTCGTCGAGGTCGTGGCCGAGAGCGACGAGGCCCTCCTCAACCTCGTCTCCAGCAAGATCCGCGCCATCGAGGGCGTGGTGAGCACGGAGACGTTCATGTACCTCCACCTGCACAAGCAGACCTACGCCTGGGGCGTGAGGTGA
- a CDS encoding gamma-aminobutyraldehyde dehydrogenase produces MADQTFRNVIGGELCDAADAATYDVVDPATGEVYAQAPMSGEADVDKAYAAAASAFETWGETTPQERSLALLRIADAMEARAQELTAVEVKDTGKPYQLTLEEELPPTIDHFRFFAGAARTLEGKSAGEYLPDHTSWIRREPIGVIGQVTPWNYPLAMMSWKIAPALAAGNTVVLKPSDTTPASSSLLAELAQEFLPPGVLNLVTGDRDTGRALIRHRTPQMVAITGSVRAGMEVAASAAADVKRVHLELGGKAPVIVFDDADIEKAVAGIAAAGYFNAGQDCTAATRVLVQAGIHDEFVAALAEAARSTTVGLPADNTDVGALNNPGQLARVKGMVDRLPDHATIAAGGAPARVEGGENGYFYQPTVLAGLRQDDEQIQNEIFGPVITVQRFADEAEALRCANDVDYGLGSSVWTKDHGTAMRVSKRLDFGVVWINTHIPYISEMPHGGFKHSGYGKDLSVYGFEDYTRIKHVMSFIGE; encoded by the coding sequence ATGGCTGACCAGACCTTCAGGAACGTGATCGGCGGCGAGCTGTGCGATGCCGCCGACGCCGCGACGTACGACGTCGTCGACCCCGCCACCGGTGAGGTCTACGCCCAGGCTCCGATGTCAGGGGAGGCCGACGTCGACAAGGCGTACGCAGCCGCCGCATCGGCCTTCGAGACCTGGGGCGAGACCACGCCCCAGGAGCGCAGCCTGGCGCTGCTCCGGATCGCCGACGCGATGGAGGCGCGAGCCCAGGAGCTGACCGCGGTGGAGGTCAAGGACACCGGCAAGCCCTACCAGCTGACCCTGGAGGAGGAGCTGCCCCCGACGATCGACCACTTCCGCTTCTTCGCAGGCGCCGCGCGGACGCTGGAGGGGAAGAGCGCCGGTGAATACCTGCCGGACCACACCTCCTGGATCCGCCGCGAGCCGATCGGCGTGATCGGGCAGGTCACGCCCTGGAACTACCCGCTCGCGATGATGTCGTGGAAGATCGCGCCCGCGCTCGCCGCCGGGAACACCGTCGTGCTCAAGCCCTCCGACACCACCCCGGCGAGCTCGTCCCTGCTGGCCGAGCTGGCCCAGGAGTTCCTGCCGCCCGGGGTGCTCAACCTGGTCACCGGCGACCGGGACACCGGCCGCGCGCTGATCCGCCACCGGACACCGCAGATGGTGGCCATCACCGGCTCGGTGCGCGCCGGCATGGAGGTCGCCGCGAGCGCGGCGGCCGACGTCAAGCGCGTCCACCTCGAGCTCGGTGGCAAGGCGCCGGTGATCGTCTTCGACGACGCCGACATCGAGAAGGCGGTCGCGGGCATCGCCGCGGCGGGCTACTTCAACGCCGGCCAGGACTGCACCGCGGCGACCCGGGTGCTGGTGCAGGCCGGCATCCACGACGAGTTCGTCGCCGCCCTGGCCGAGGCGGCCCGCAGCACCACTGTCGGCCTCCCCGCGGACAACACCGACGTCGGCGCGCTCAACAACCCCGGCCAGCTCGCCCGCGTCAAGGGCATGGTCGACCGGCTCCCGGACCACGCCACGATCGCGGCCGGCGGAGCGCCGGCCCGGGTGGAGGGCGGCGAGAACGGCTACTTCTACCAGCCCACGGTCCTGGCCGGCCTGCGCCAGGACGACGAGCAGATCCAGAACGAGATCTTCGGCCCGGTGATCACCGTGCAGCGGTTCGCCGACGAGGCCGAGGCGCTCCGGTGCGCCAACGACGTCGACTACGGCCTCGGCTCGAGCGTGTGGACCAAGGACCACGGCACCGCGATGCGGGTCAGCAAGCGCCTCGACTTCGGTGTCGTGTGGATCAACACCCACATCCCCTACATCTCCGAGATGCCCCACGGCGGCTTCAAGCACTCCGGCTACGGCAAGGACCTCTCCGTCTACGGGTTCGAGGACTACACCCGGATCAAGCACGTGATGTCGTTCATCGGCGAGTAA
- a CDS encoding aspartate aminotransferase family protein, which yields MTGNHEQLQRDAKDHLWMHFTRHSSYAEADVPIIARGEGAYIYDIEGNRYLDGLAGLFVTQVGHGRAELADAGAAQAKQLAFHPLWSYAHEPAIELAARLASLAPGDLNRVFFTNSGSEAVETAWKLAKNYFKLRGKPGKHKVIGRNIAYHGTTHGALSITGLADIKAPFEPLVPSTFRVPNTNIYRAFEITGGLMDGSDPEAFGRWCADQIDFAIRAEGPDTVAAVFLEPVQNSGGCFPPPPGYFQRVREICDEHDVLLVSDEVICAYGRLGTMFGAERFGYVPDMITSAKGLTSGYAPLGATIISDRLMAPFLEGEETFYHGYTFGGHPVSTAVALANLDLFEAEDLLGNVRRNEAAFRATLEKLKDLPVVGDVRGTGYFYGIELVKDRATKETFTEEECERILYGYVSKALWSEGLYCRADDRGEPVIQLSPPLTVGQAEFDEMEQILRRVLEKASTML from the coding sequence ATGACCGGCAACCACGAGCAGCTGCAGCGCGACGCCAAGGACCACCTCTGGATGCACTTCACGCGGCATTCGAGCTACGCCGAGGCAGACGTGCCGATCATCGCCAGGGGCGAGGGCGCCTACATCTACGACATCGAGGGCAACCGCTACCTCGACGGTCTGGCCGGGCTCTTCGTCACCCAGGTCGGCCACGGGCGCGCCGAGCTCGCCGACGCCGGCGCCGCGCAGGCCAAGCAGCTGGCCTTCCACCCGCTGTGGTCCTACGCGCACGAGCCGGCCATCGAGCTGGCCGCGCGGCTGGCCTCGCTGGCTCCCGGCGACCTGAACCGGGTCTTCTTCACCAACTCCGGCTCCGAGGCCGTCGAGACGGCGTGGAAGCTCGCCAAGAACTACTTCAAGCTGCGCGGCAAGCCGGGCAAGCACAAGGTGATCGGGCGCAACATCGCCTACCACGGCACCACCCACGGGGCGCTGTCGATCACCGGCCTCGCCGACATCAAGGCGCCGTTCGAGCCGCTGGTCCCCTCGACCTTCCGGGTGCCGAACACCAACATCTACCGCGCCTTCGAGATCACCGGCGGGCTGATGGACGGGAGCGACCCGGAGGCGTTCGGCCGCTGGTGCGCCGACCAGATCGACTTCGCGATCCGCGCCGAGGGTCCCGACACCGTCGCCGCGGTCTTCCTCGAGCCCGTGCAGAACTCGGGCGGCTGCTTCCCGCCTCCCCCGGGCTACTTCCAGCGCGTGCGGGAGATCTGCGACGAGCACGACGTGCTCCTCGTCTCCGACGAGGTCATCTGCGCCTACGGGCGGCTCGGCACGATGTTCGGCGCGGAGCGGTTCGGCTACGTGCCCGACATGATCACCTCGGCCAAGGGGCTGACCTCGGGCTACGCGCCGCTCGGCGCCACCATCATCTCCGACAGGCTGATGGCTCCCTTCCTCGAGGGCGAGGAGACCTTCTACCACGGCTACACCTTCGGCGGTCACCCCGTCTCCACGGCGGTGGCGCTGGCCAACCTCGACCTCTTCGAGGCCGAGGACCTGCTCGGCAACGTACGCCGCAACGAGGCCGCCTTCCGCGCCACCCTGGAGAAGCTGAAGGACCTGCCGGTCGTCGGCGACGTACGCGGCACCGGCTACTTCTACGGCATCGAGCTGGTCAAGGACCGCGCGACCAAGGAGACCTTCACCGAGGAGGAGTGCGAGCGCATCCTCTACGGGTACGTCTCCAAGGCGCTGTGGTCCGAGGGCCTCTACTGCCGCGCCGACGACCGCGGCGAGCCGGTCATCCAGCTCTCCCCGCCCCTCACCGTGGGCCAGGCCGAGTTCGACGAGATGGAGCAGATCCTGCGCCGGGTGCTGGAGAAGGCCTCGACGATGCTCTGA
- a CDS encoding acyltransferase family protein has translation MSAKQWRTDVQGLRAIAVGLVVAAHAGIPHTEGGFVGVDVFFVLSGFLITTLLLREAGESGTVSIPQFYARRARRILPAATLVILVVLAYAAWQLPTTRLTDAAADGTWAAFFLANVHFAAEGVQYFQPSEPSPFQHYWSLSVEEQFYLVWPVLALLLMPRLGRKGFTVVAAVIAVASLAWSVYATGENPTAAYFSTPARAYELAAGALLACWGGRLKGAASVVAGLGGAAAIVGSTVVFSEATPFPGWQALVPTLGTVALLASGANAPTARLLAVRPLRYVGDISYSLYLWHWPLVVLGPELLRLGNAALEMTVSVAAALLLSALSHRFVELPFQHKQVPMLSHGLRSLVLWPVALVLAVGSGWLTTGYAAYAEKERAAQAQAWFAANEVPDTAAETGGPPQVQRELRAALDIADRGGPIPPAVLGEDITEDRWQKTYGDCYANYGDTRGADCTLGDTDAEKTVAVVGDSHAGMWLTAFDDLGKENGFRVVPVVKVGCAPYPVQHRGKKMTQAECDDFRDWSADLLERLDPDAIVSTARGQLFMPKTYDGMSRDEQWSQAVRSTVQAYREISRKVVVLGDVPSVDHNPADCLSAPEADQLSCLSDRDSRETSSNEVTEEALKGTRAAYVDTQRFVCAEDRCPLVVGEKVTYYDDSHLTESWVRHVTPRLGVILEPLI, from the coding sequence ATGTCAGCCAAGCAATGGCGGACAGACGTCCAAGGTCTCCGGGCCATTGCCGTAGGTCTGGTCGTCGCTGCCCACGCAGGCATCCCGCACACCGAGGGCGGCTTCGTCGGTGTCGACGTCTTCTTCGTCCTCTCCGGCTTCCTGATCACCACGCTGCTGCTGCGCGAGGCCGGCGAGAGCGGCACCGTCAGCATTCCGCAGTTCTACGCGCGCCGTGCCCGTCGCATCCTGCCGGCGGCCACCCTCGTGATCCTGGTCGTCCTGGCGTACGCCGCCTGGCAGCTGCCCACTACCCGACTCACCGACGCCGCCGCTGACGGCACCTGGGCGGCGTTCTTCCTGGCCAACGTGCACTTCGCCGCCGAGGGGGTGCAGTACTTCCAGCCCAGCGAGCCCTCGCCCTTCCAGCACTACTGGTCGCTCTCGGTGGAGGAGCAGTTCTACCTGGTCTGGCCGGTGCTGGCGCTCCTGCTCATGCCCAGGCTCGGTCGCAAGGGCTTCACGGTCGTCGCCGCGGTGATCGCGGTCGCGAGCCTGGCGTGGTCGGTGTACGCGACCGGCGAGAACCCCACCGCCGCCTACTTCTCCACGCCCGCCCGCGCCTACGAGCTCGCCGCCGGGGCGCTGCTGGCCTGCTGGGGCGGCCGGCTCAAGGGTGCCGCGAGCGTCGTCGCCGGGCTCGGTGGAGCCGCGGCGATCGTCGGCTCGACCGTCGTGTTCAGCGAGGCCACCCCGTTCCCCGGCTGGCAGGCGCTGGTGCCCACGCTCGGCACGGTCGCGCTGCTGGCCTCCGGCGCGAACGCCCCGACGGCGAGGCTGCTCGCCGTGCGCCCGCTGCGCTACGTCGGCGACATCTCCTACTCGCTCTACCTGTGGCACTGGCCGCTCGTCGTGCTCGGCCCCGAGCTCCTCCGGCTCGGCAACGCCGCCCTCGAGATGACGGTCTCGGTCGCCGCCGCGCTGCTGCTCTCCGCGCTGAGCCACCGCTTCGTCGAGCTGCCGTTCCAGCACAAGCAGGTGCCGATGCTCTCCCACGGGCTGCGCTCGCTGGTCCTGTGGCCGGTCGCGCTCGTGCTCGCGGTCGGCAGCGGCTGGCTGACGACCGGCTACGCGGCGTACGCGGAGAAGGAGCGCGCCGCGCAGGCGCAGGCGTGGTTCGCCGCCAACGAGGTCCCGGACACCGCCGCGGAGACCGGCGGCCCGCCGCAGGTGCAGCGCGAGCTCCGCGCCGCCCTCGACATCGCCGACCGCGGCGGTCCGATCCCGCCGGCCGTGCTCGGCGAGGACATCACCGAGGACCGGTGGCAGAAGACCTACGGCGACTGCTACGCCAACTACGGCGACACCCGCGGCGCCGACTGCACCCTCGGTGACACCGACGCGGAGAAGACCGTCGCGGTCGTCGGCGACTCCCACGCCGGGATGTGGCTGACCGCCTTCGACGACCTCGGCAAGGAGAACGGCTTCCGGGTCGTGCCGGTCGTGAAGGTCGGCTGCGCCCCCTACCCGGTCCAGCACCGGGGCAAGAAGATGACCCAGGCGGAGTGCGACGACTTCCGCGACTGGTCCGCGGACCTCCTCGAGCGCCTCGACCCCGACGCGATCGTCTCCACGGCCCGCGGCCAGCTCTTCATGCCCAAGACCTACGACGGGATGAGCCGCGACGAGCAGTGGTCGCAGGCCGTACGCAGCACGGTGCAGGCCTACCGGGAGATCTCGCGCAAGGTGGTCGTCCTCGGCGACGTGCCCTCGGTCGACCACAACCCGGCCGACTGCCTCAGCGCTCCCGAGGCCGACCAGCTGTCCTGCCTCAGCGACCGGGACTCGCGCGAGACCAGCAGCAACGAGGTCACCGAGGAGGCCCTGAAGGGCACCCGGGCGGCGTACGTCGACACCCAGCGCTTCGTGTGCGCCGAGGACCGCTGCCCGCTCGTCGTGGGGGAGAAGGTCACCTACTACGACGACTCGCACCTGACCGAGTCGTGGGTCCGCCACGTGACGCCGAGGCTCGGCGTCATCCTCGAGCCGTTGATCTGA
- a CDS encoding NAD(P)/FAD-dependent oxidoreductase gives MNNYSGISLWHETAGDSWEPRPALMGDLEVDVAIVGAGYTGLWTAYYLAEARPDLKIAILEAEVAGFGASGRNGGWCSALFPASLDKVAAGSSREAALAQDRAMRETVDEVIRVAAAEGIEADIAKGGTVVVARTPAQLERARHEVEHARSWGLGEAELSLLDQADAEKRLAATGTLGATYTPDCAAIHPAKLVRGLARAVEARGVTIYEQTRVTSIEPHVVRTERDVVSADVVVRATEGYTPTLAGLEREVIPVRSLIIATEPLTDLVWASIGLEERETFSDGRHLLIYGQRTADDRLVFGGRGAPYSFGSKITHADSADLRTHRRLQETLVELFPAVRGHKITHRWGGVLGIPRDWHASVGYDPASGIAHAGGYVGDGVATTNLAGRTLRDLIVGTDSDLTALPWVGHVSPRWEPEPLRWLGVNAGLRAMTVADVAETATGKGSLVARAVAPLVGGH, from the coding sequence GTGAACAACTACTCCGGCATCAGCCTGTGGCACGAGACCGCGGGCGACTCCTGGGAGCCGCGTCCCGCGCTGATGGGCGACCTCGAGGTCGACGTCGCGATCGTGGGCGCGGGCTACACGGGCCTGTGGACGGCCTACTACCTGGCCGAGGCCAGGCCCGACCTGAAGATCGCGATCCTCGAGGCCGAGGTGGCCGGTTTCGGGGCATCCGGCCGCAACGGCGGCTGGTGCTCGGCCCTCTTCCCCGCCTCGCTCGACAAGGTGGCGGCGGGCTCGAGCCGGGAGGCCGCGCTCGCCCAGGACCGGGCGATGCGGGAGACCGTCGACGAGGTGATCCGGGTCGCCGCGGCCGAAGGCATCGAGGCCGACATCGCCAAGGGCGGCACGGTCGTCGTGGCCCGTACGCCCGCCCAGCTCGAGCGCGCCCGGCACGAGGTCGAGCACGCCCGGTCCTGGGGACTGGGCGAGGCGGAGCTCTCCCTGCTCGACCAGGCCGATGCCGAGAAGCGGCTCGCCGCGACCGGCACCCTCGGCGCCACCTACACCCCCGACTGCGCCGCGATCCACCCGGCCAAGCTCGTCCGCGGCCTGGCCCGCGCCGTCGAGGCCCGCGGGGTCACGATCTACGAGCAGACCCGGGTCACCTCGATCGAGCCGCACGTCGTGCGGACCGAACGTGACGTGGTCTCGGCCGACGTTGTCGTACGCGCCACCGAGGGCTACACCCCGACGCTGGCCGGTCTCGAGCGCGAGGTCATCCCGGTGCGCTCCCTCATCATCGCCACCGAGCCGCTCACCGACCTGGTCTGGGCGAGCATCGGGCTGGAGGAGCGCGAGACGTTCTCCGACGGCCGCCACCTGCTGATCTACGGGCAGCGCACCGCAGACGACCGGCTCGTCTTCGGCGGGCGCGGCGCTCCGTACTCCTTCGGGTCGAAGATCACCCACGCGGACTCCGCCGACCTGCGCACCCACCGTCGCCTGCAGGAGACCCTGGTCGAGCTGTTCCCGGCCGTACGCGGCCACAAGATCACCCACCGATGGGGCGGCGTCCTCGGCATCCCGCGCGACTGGCACGCCTCGGTCGGCTATGACCCGGCCAGCGGGATCGCCCACGCCGGCGGCTACGTCGGTGACGGCGTCGCGACCACCAACCTCGCCGGCCGTACGCTGCGGGACCTGATCGTCGGCACCGACTCCGACCTCACCGCCCTCCCCTGGGTCGGCCACGTCTCCCCGCGCTGGGAGCCGGAGCCGCTGAGGTGGCTCGGCGTCAACGCCGGGCTGCGTGCCATGACCGTGGCCGACGTGGCGGAGACCGCCACCGGCAAGGGCTCACTGGTCGCCCGGGCCGTCGCCCCGCTCGTCGGCGGCCACTGA